A region of the Cupriavidus taiwanensis genome:
CGCTGCCGCGGATCCGAGTCGGCAGGCACAAAATGCAAGCGCCCGCAACCATTCCCGTACGCCGGTTGGTTGCCTATAAAACGGGCACTCCAGCGCGTTCCAGCACGGACGCGCCCTTCGCGGTTGTCAAGAGGGGGGATATCCACTGTTCCTGTGGATATTTTCTGTGGACAAGTCGGAGCCGCCGGTGCCCTCCCGGCCGGCATCGCGCGATGCCGGCCGGGAAGCCCCAGCCGCGGCCCGGCGCGGGCTCCGCGCCGCCGCGCTCCCTGGTGCCGCCGCTCCTCGCTCTCCCTGTTCTCGCCTCCCTGCGTCGTTGCGCTACTTGGGCTGGGCCACCGTGCGCAGGTAGGGCTTCAGCGTCTTGAAGCCCTGCGGGTATTTCTTGCTGGCTTCCTCGTCCGAGACCGAGGTCGGGATGATGACGTCCTCGCCCGGCTTCCAGTTGACCGGCGTGGCCACGGTGTGCTTGGCGTTGAGCTGCAGCGAATCCAGCAGCCGCAGCACCTCGTCGAAATTGCGCCCCGCGCTCATCGGATACACCAGCATCGCCTTCACCTTCTTGTCGGGGCCGATGATGAACACCGAACGGATGGTGGCGTTGTCCACCGCGGTGCGCGGACCGCTGCCGCTGGCCTCCGGGTGGATCATGTCGTAGAGCTTGGCCACCTTCAGGTCGGCATCGCCGATCATCGGGTAGTTGACGGTACAGCCCTGCGTTTCCTCGATGTCCTTGACCCAGCGCTGGTGATCCCCCACCGGATCGATGCTCAGTCCGATGATCTTGGTATTGCGCTTGTCGAACTCGGGCTTGAGCCGGGCCATGTAGCCCAGCTCGGTGGTGCACACCGGCGTGAAGTCCTTGGGATGCGAGAACAGGATGGCCCAGCCGTCGCCGATCCACTCATGGAAGCTGATCTGGCCTTCCGTGGTCTCGGCGGTGAAATCAGGGGCTTGCTCGCCCAGTCGAATCGCCATGGTTGCGCTCCTTGCAGTTGGCATGGTTTGGAATCGCGCGTTGCCGCGCACTGTTGCCCGCTATCCCCGCTATCCCCGCTATCCCGCTATCTCCGCCACCCCGTCTTGGCGCTGTCTCCCGTCAGCGGAACACCAGCACCGGGATCGTGCTGTGGGTCAGCACCTTGTGCGTCTCGCTGCCGATCAGCAGCGCCTGCAGCCCGCGCTTGCCATGCGACGACATCACAATCAGGTCGCACTCGCGCTCCTGCGCGCACGCGATGATGGCCTGCCAGGGATGGTCGTCGGTGGCGGTGATGGTGTCGCAGGGCACGCCGGCCTGTGCCGCGCTGTGGCTCAGCGCGGCCAGGAAGGTGTCGGCGTGGCGCGCGGCTTCGGCGGCGAAGTTGCTCTTGGTGTCTTGCAGGCTGGTGAGCCGGTAGGTCAGCACGTGGTACTCGGGGAGCACATGCAACCCGGTCACGCGGGCGCCGATGCGGCTGGCGAATGCCATCGCACGGCCCACCATGGCATCGGCGCGCGCGGAGCCGTCGGTCGGTACTAGCAGGTGCCTGTACATGATGAGCCTCCGCTTGCAGAGAGATACCGCGCCAGCCCGGCGCTGTCCGCGCACTGGCGGGCGAGCCAATCCAGTATAGGAATTGCGCGGCATAAGGAACAGGACGCCCGACGCCCCGGCGCGCGGCCGCCAACCCGGCCGGAGCCGGGGCAAGCATTAACATGCTGTTATCATTCGATTCACCTTTGCCCCCGCACCGATGGAAGGGACTGAAGCATGATTGCGCTACGCGAAGCCTGGCTGGCCGGATTGTTCCAACGCGGCAACTGGCTGCCGAACGTGGTCTCGGGCGTGATCGTGGGGGTGGTGGCGCTGCCGCTGGCGATGGCGTTCGCGATCGCCTCGGGCGCCAAGCCGGAGCAGGGCCTGTACACGGCCATCGTCGCCGGGCTGGCGGTATCGCTGCTGGGCGGCAGCCGGCTGCAGATCGCCGGGCCCACCGGCGCCTTTATCGTGGTGCTGTCCGCGGTGACGGCGCGCCACGGCATCGACGGCCTGCAGA
Encoded here:
- a CDS encoding peroxiredoxin, coding for MAIRLGEQAPDFTAETTEGQISFHEWIGDGWAILFSHPKDFTPVCTTELGYMARLKPEFDKRNTKIIGLSIDPVGDHQRWVKDIEETQGCTVNYPMIGDADLKVAKLYDMIHPEASGSGPRTAVDNATIRSVFIIGPDKKVKAMLVYPMSAGRNFDEVLRLLDSLQLNAKHTVATPVNWKPGEDVIIPTSVSDEEASKKYPQGFKTLKPYLRTVAQPK
- a CDS encoding universal stress protein; this translates as MYRHLLVPTDGSARADAMVGRAMAFASRIGARVTGLHVLPEYHVLTYRLTSLQDTKSNFAAEAARHADTFLAALSHSAAQAGVPCDTITATDDHPWQAIIACAQERECDLIVMSSHGKRGLQALLIGSETHKVLTHSTIPVLVFR